TAGATGAACTTAACATGAGTATTTGCTAAAGCTGGGCGGATGATTTATTTGTTTACAAATACATTAATTAAAGCAATAAATAATACAATATGGATAAGCTGGATAATTACTCGACAAAATTTATTGACTGGCTGGTTACTTTCGGTCCAAAACTTCTCGGTGCATTAGTAGTCTTTATTATCGGGCTTTACTTAGCCAATATGGTGGCACGACTGGTTTCCAAAGCGTTAAGTAGACGAAGGATTGATATATCCCTACAATCTTTTCTAGGAAGTTTAGTGAGTGTTGGATTGAAAATATTGCTACTTATTTCCGTTGCCGGTATGTTAGGCATTCAAACCACTTCTTTTGTTGCAGTGATTGGTGCTTTAGGTTTGGCTGTAGGTTTGGCTTTGCAGGGATCACTGGCAAATTTTGCAGGCGGGGTTTTAATATTGGTTTTTAAACCTTTTAAAGTTGGAGATTTAATTGAATCAGGTGGACAAACAGGGCATGTTCAAGAAATCCAAATTTTCAACACTATTTTACTTACGCCTGAAAATAAAACGGTAATACTTGCTAACGGCGGAGTATCAAA
Above is a window of Solitalea lacus DNA encoding:
- a CDS encoding mechanosensitive ion channel family protein is translated as MDKLDNYSTKFIDWLVTFGPKLLGALVVFIIGLYLANMVARLVSKALSRRRIDISLQSFLGSLVSVGLKILLLISVAGMLGIQTTSFVAVIGALGLAVGLALQGSLANFAGGVLILVFKPFKVGDLIESGGQTGHVQEIQIFNTILLTPENKTVILANGGVSNSTIINYSRHGNLRVDITMAVAPDNDIEKVRRVALQAIDANRFVLKEPAPSVNVIKVGDGMITLAIRPYATPVDYWDAFFTVQEDVKNAWDKNNVSGPVPTRVIINK